Proteins from one Bacillota bacterium genomic window:
- a CDS encoding response regulator transcription factor, whose translation MNELVLLVEDEEALVKGLSLSLKQAGYRVNAASDGPTGLSMAREQAPDLVILDVMLPGMDGFEVCRQIRQQSSVPIIMLTARTDDVDVIVGLELGADDYVVKPFNTRELIARMRAILRRVAREKEDRRDAIRAGDLEISIPRRLVTLAGKPVPLTPKEFDILAHLASHPEQVFSREQILQAVWGYDFYGGQRAVDVHVRRIREKIEPDQSRPAYLHTSWGKGYYFCYRPATQDGTQDGRQDGTQGEPGPVGGRGP comes from the coding sequence GTGAACGAACTGGTCCTTCTGGTTGAAGATGAAGAGGCGCTGGTCAAGGGCCTGTCCCTCAGCCTGAAGCAGGCCGGCTACCGGGTGAACGCGGCCTCCGACGGCCCCACCGGGCTGAGCATGGCCCGGGAGCAAGCCCCCGATCTGGTGATCCTGGATGTGATGCTGCCGGGCATGGACGGCTTCGAGGTGTGCCGTCAGATCCGGCAGCAGTCCAGCGTTCCCATCATCATGCTCACGGCGCGCACCGACGACGTCGACGTCATCGTGGGACTGGAGCTGGGTGCCGATGACTACGTGGTGAAGCCTTTCAACACCAGAGAGCTGATCGCCCGCATGAGAGCCATCCTACGCCGGGTGGCCCGCGAGAAGGAAGACAGGCGCGACGCCATCCGCGCCGGCGATCTGGAGATCTCCATCCCCCGCCGCCTGGTGACGCTGGCGGGAAAGCCCGTTCCCCTCACGCCCAAGGAGTTCGACATCCTCGCCCATCTGGCATCTCATCCGGAGCAGGTATTCAGCCGGGAGCAGATCCTGCAGGCGGTCTGGGGCTATGATTTCTACGGGGGTCAGCGCGCCGTCGACGTGCACGTGCGGCGCATCCGGGAGAAGATCGAGCCCGATCAGTCGCGCCCCGCCTACCTCCACACCAGCTGGGGGAAAGGCTACTACTTCTGCTACCGCCCCGCAACACAGGACGGTACACAGGACGGTAGACAGGACGGTACACAGGGTGAGCCAGGGCCCGTCGGGGGGCGGGGCCCTTGA
- a CDS encoding DUF2284 domain-containing protein — MHAWKAASELVSLAMGRGAAAAAVIPARQVAVDPRVRLKCQVPLCPHYGHNLVCPPAVPSPEEFARSLRRYRAAVLVVVSGELNGNREDRMRQADEFARELYRLVASLEARALELGFPLACGLAGGHCRLCPTCVGQKSGNMCPQPFQPRPAAEALGIDLVRTAHRAGMELAFPVRDSVRWTGIVLL; from the coding sequence GTGCACGCCTGGAAAGCCGCCTCTGAGCTGGTCAGCCTGGCCATGGGCCGCGGGGCCGCCGCAGCCGCCGTCATCCCGGCGCGCCAGGTGGCGGTGGATCCGCGCGTGCGCCTCAAGTGCCAGGTTCCCCTTTGCCCGCACTACGGTCACAACCTGGTGTGCCCGCCCGCAGTCCCATCTCCCGAAGAGTTCGCGCGGTCGCTGCGCCGATACCGCGCCGCAGTCCTGGTAGTCGTTTCCGGGGAGTTGAACGGCAACCGGGAAGACCGCATGCGTCAGGCAGACGAGTTCGCCCGCGAGCTTTACCGACTGGTGGCATCCCTGGAGGCTCGGGCCCTGGAACTGGGATTTCCCCTCGCCTGCGGGCTGGCCGGAGGCCACTGCCGCCTGTGTCCCACCTGCGTGGGGCAGAAGAGCGGCAACATGTGCCCGCAACCGTTCCAGCCGCGCCCGGCCGCGGAGGCCCTGGGCATCGACCTGGTGCGCACAGCACACCGGGCAGGCATGGAACTCGCATTCCCCGTCCGCGACTCCGTCCGGTGGACGGGCATCGTCCTGCTGTAA
- a CDS encoding putative sporulation protein YtxC, which yields MLTIAASANVERLRERLDHGLRELERQGVRVVRREQIRGPYTFVSVAVQAAPARPEAGWGWQDMLRRQLAAVLCEVIISDFRQFLLERIVTSRYPQLGVRERQTVVEYAERSLADAAARDAFRRRVLVRLLEYLRDNRQLILEGFITFRLKEYVEHLEEAVERAIDEILLEKEYQEFVRLLQCFVAAQEPRLPEVHVICRASGLVLEDGERHTLSLQVPPSLQGGIRPEDLVVSGLVSLAPARVVVHGSPATTDDRAVVDAVRSIFAGRTTTCPGCPRCCP from the coding sequence GTGCTCACCATAGCGGCATCTGCCAACGTGGAGCGCCTGCGCGAGCGGCTCGACCACGGTCTGCGAGAGCTGGAGCGCCAGGGTGTCCGGGTGGTGCGCAGGGAGCAGATCCGTGGACCGTACACCTTCGTTTCCGTGGCCGTGCAGGCGGCGCCCGCCCGTCCCGAGGCGGGCTGGGGATGGCAGGACATGCTGCGCCGCCAGCTGGCGGCCGTCCTGTGCGAGGTGATCATTTCTGATTTCCGCCAGTTTCTGCTGGAGCGCATCGTGACCAGCCGCTACCCGCAGCTGGGCGTGCGGGAAAGGCAGACCGTGGTGGAGTATGCCGAGCGGTCCCTGGCGGACGCCGCCGCCCGGGATGCTTTCCGCCGCCGGGTCCTCGTGCGCCTGCTGGAGTATCTGCGGGACAACCGGCAGCTGATCCTGGAGGGGTTCATCACCTTCCGGCTCAAGGAGTACGTGGAGCACCTGGAAGAAGCGGTGGAGAGGGCCATCGATGAGATCCTCCTGGAAAAAGAGTACCAGGAGTTCGTGCGCCTCCTGCAATGTTTCGTGGCGGCGCAGGAGCCCCGGCTGCCGGAGGTCCATGTGATCTGCCGGGCGTCCGGGCTGGTACTGGAGGACGGCGAGCGTCACACGCTGTCGCTGCAGGTGCCGCCCTCGCTGCAGGGCGGCATCCGCCCGGAAGACCTGGTGGTTTCGGGGCTGGTCAGCCTGGCGCCAGCCCGGGTGGTAGTCCACGGCAGCCCCGCCACCACCGATGACCGGGCCGTGGTAGACGCGGTAAGGAGCATCTTCGCAGGGCGCACCACCACCTGCCCGGGGTGCCCCCGGTGCTGTCCCTAG
- a CDS encoding ComEC/Rec2 family competence protein → MAARWTWGQAASLPVWGLVATLAVAGSWWLRARSEGRGRRRPARDGVGLRRGGGLATGGFLVAAFFVGGWYYLGWRVSLAAEIAPYAGKPHEWWGTVIREPVVRDGRLEMVVRLTRATVLVRVAGWGGESPGDPAGSESLPQASGGQGRPLPAVGHLVSVYGTAAYPSSPRNPGEFEYAGWLRAQGMGAVIRAFGPEAVQIRGKGRLGLAARAAAWLRSRFLGALRSYLPGVEGAVVEGMVLGIRSGLPPDVEDSFRRSGLVHLLAVSGSNVALVAGVMRSLLGWAGARPALAGSLVGTWVFAAAASGGASVGRAAVMATVMLLGRLLGRPSHPLNSLAVAVVVLTVLNPSAWEDPGFWLSVAATAGILGISGGPSVRSPGAGGRSGGARLLVGLVRGGREVLAVTCAAQAAVLPVSLYYFQQVSLVAPLSNVLVFPFTGAITVGGMASAALASVHGGLAVAFAPLGMLVRAVVSLARFWSEFPGAAATLPAPRWPHLLAYYLALAWVLGWLKWSLLPRHGPWTRPRLVLAVLVGVVALATSVATAPPRHVLQAVFFSVGQGDAILLWRPGGPAMLVDCGPAGESYDAGAATVVPYLKRFGIRRLDLLVLTHGHDDHTGGAQAVLSAVPVGEVWLGPGAVVPTGTGGHGSPSVRAPAAGHRMALAPGWEVTVLHPPAPAAGPSGGTATSAHAAPPAGSEGGEGEKDGQNDASLVLLVRYGQVSILLAADLEKEGEALFLREGARFCPEGVDLFKVPHHGSSTSCSAALLARVRPRFAVVQVGPNPFGHPAQATLRHLEEAGVRVWRTDRDGAVVARTDGRSLTVHAMLAQQSSRVAFEPGSARVGLNPCTSPSSEEGQRPAIPDTGGRRDLPWG, encoded by the coding sequence ATGGCGGCCCGCTGGACGTGGGGCCAGGCTGCCTCCCTGCCGGTGTGGGGCCTGGTTGCCACCCTGGCGGTGGCAGGAAGCTGGTGGCTGAGGGCAAGGAGCGAGGGCCGGGGGCGCCGCCGTCCTGCCCGAGATGGGGTTGGGCTCCGGCGGGGGGGAGGACTGGCGACGGGCGGATTCCTGGTCGCCGCGTTTTTCGTGGGGGGGTGGTACTACCTGGGGTGGCGGGTAAGCCTGGCCGCCGAGATTGCGCCCTACGCCGGGAAGCCGCACGAATGGTGGGGTACGGTGATCCGGGAGCCCGTGGTGCGGGACGGCCGCCTGGAGATGGTGGTCCGGCTCACCCGGGCGACGGTCCTGGTACGGGTGGCGGGCTGGGGCGGGGAGTCTCCGGGAGACCCGGCCGGCAGCGAGAGTCTTCCTCAGGCTTCGGGAGGGCAGGGCCGGCCTCTTCCCGCCGTGGGGCATCTGGTGTCCGTGTACGGCACCGCCGCCTACCCCTCGTCCCCGCGCAATCCAGGCGAGTTCGAGTACGCCGGTTGGCTGCGGGCCCAGGGGATGGGGGCGGTCATTCGCGCTTTCGGTCCGGAGGCCGTGCAGATCCGCGGGAAGGGCAGGCTGGGGCTTGCCGCCCGGGCGGCGGCCTGGCTGCGCTCTCGCTTCCTCGGTGCGCTGCGCAGCTATCTGCCCGGGGTCGAGGGAGCGGTGGTGGAGGGGATGGTGCTGGGCATCCGGTCGGGATTGCCTCCCGATGTGGAGGATTCGTTCCGCCGCTCCGGCCTGGTTCATCTCCTGGCCGTGAGTGGTTCCAACGTCGCCCTGGTGGCCGGCGTCATGAGGTCGTTGTTGGGGTGGGCGGGGGCCCGGCCCGCCCTGGCGGGGTCGCTGGTGGGGACGTGGGTGTTCGCGGCCGCTGCCTCGGGTGGGGCATCCGTGGGGCGGGCGGCCGTAATGGCGACGGTCATGTTGCTGGGCAGGTTGCTGGGGCGCCCGAGCCACCCCCTGAACAGCCTGGCGGTGGCGGTAGTCGTACTGACCGTGCTCAACCCTTCCGCCTGGGAAGACCCCGGGTTCTGGCTTTCCGTGGCAGCCACGGCCGGAATCCTGGGGATCTCGGGCGGCCCCTCGGTCCGGTCGCCGGGGGCCGGCGGCCGCTCTGGCGGGGCGCGGCTGCTCGTCGGGCTGGTGCGGGGCGGGAGGGAAGTCCTGGCGGTCACCTGTGCCGCCCAGGCGGCCGTACTGCCCGTATCCCTCTACTACTTTCAGCAGGTGTCCCTGGTGGCACCCCTGAGCAATGTGCTGGTGTTCCCCTTCACGGGGGCGATCACGGTGGGTGGCATGGCATCTGCCGCGCTGGCCTCCGTCCACGGGGGACTGGCGGTGGCATTTGCGCCCCTGGGAATGCTGGTGCGGGCGGTAGTGAGTCTGGCACGTTTTTGGAGTGAGTTTCCGGGGGCGGCGGCGACTCTGCCGGCGCCCCGCTGGCCCCACCTGCTGGCCTACTATCTCGCTTTGGCCTGGGTGCTGGGCTGGCTGAAGTGGTCCCTCCTCCCCAGGCACGGTCCCTGGACGCGGCCCCGGCTGGTCCTGGCCGTGCTGGTGGGGGTGGTTGCCCTGGCCACGTCGGTGGCAACCGCACCGCCCCGGCACGTCCTGCAGGCGGTGTTCTTTTCGGTCGGGCAGGGAGACGCCATACTGCTGTGGCGCCCCGGAGGACCCGCCATGCTGGTGGATTGCGGCCCGGCCGGCGAGAGCTACGATGCCGGCGCGGCGACGGTGGTCCCCTACCTGAAACGGTTCGGGATCAGGCGCCTGGACCTGCTCGTGCTCACCCACGGCCACGACGACCACACCGGGGGCGCGCAGGCCGTGCTGAGCGCTGTCCCCGTGGGTGAAGTGTGGCTGGGGCCGGGTGCGGTTGTCCCCACCGGCACCGGGGGGCACGGGTCACCTTCCGTGCGGGCGCCTGCGGCGGGACACCGGATGGCGCTGGCCCCGGGATGGGAGGTCACCGTCCTCCACCCGCCCGCGCCGGCCGCCGGTCCGTCCGGGGGGACCGCCACTTCCGCGCACGCGGCACCGCCTGCCGGGTCCGAAGGAGGGGAGGGCGAGAAGGACGGGCAGAACGACGCTTCCCTCGTGCTGCTCGTCCGATACGGGCAGGTGAGCATCTTGCTGGCAGCTGACCTGGAGAAGGAGGGCGAGGCCCTGTTCCTGCGGGAGGGAGCCCGGTTTTGCCCCGAAGGAGTGGACCTGTTCAAGGTCCCTCACCACGGCAGCAGCACGTCGTGCAGCGCGGCCTTGCTGGCCAGGGTCCGTCCCCGGTTTGCCGTGGTCCAGGTAGGACCCAACCCCTTCGGCCATCCCGCTCAGGCCACGCTGCGGCATCTGGAAGAAGCGGGGGTACGGGTGTGGCGCACGGACCGCGACGGCGCCGTGGTGGCCCGCACCGACGGGCGAAGCCTCACCGTCCACGCCATGCTCGCGCAGCAGAGCAGCCGGGTTGCCTTCGAACCCGGGAGCGCGCGGGTTGGGCTGAACCCGTGCACGTCGCCCTCGAGCGAGGAAGGGCAGCGGCCGGCGATCCCGGACACGGGCGGGAGGCGGGACCTGCCCTGGGGCTAG
- a CDS encoding YtrH family sporulation protein → MLVQQFAAQLAEAFFLALGVVLGGSVSGYLGMALVEPHPVRSLAHIAARLKIWGMVTALGGTFATFQSLEAGILGGEVGPMVRQLIYLLAAFSGAHLGYLLLRGVAGE, encoded by the coding sequence ATGCTGGTGCAGCAGTTCGCCGCCCAACTGGCGGAAGCCTTCTTCCTCGCCCTGGGCGTGGTCCTCGGCGGTAGCGTATCGGGCTACCTGGGCATGGCCCTTGTCGAGCCCCACCCCGTGCGTTCACTGGCTCACATCGCCGCCAGGCTGAAGATCTGGGGCATGGTGACGGCCCTGGGGGGGACGTTCGCCACCTTTCAGAGCCTGGAAGCCGGCATACTGGGCGGAGAGGTGGGCCCCATGGTCCGCCAGCTCATCTACCTCCTGGCCGCCTTCTCCGGAGCCCACCTGGGCTACCTGCTACTGCGCGGCGTGGCGGGCGAATGA
- a CDS encoding LysR family transcriptional regulator, whose protein sequence is MRARAKVWLEDGGRMVFGEGACQLLAGIRRYGSISRAAEDLHMSYRLAWGVIRKLEGRLGERLVTSRVGGEEGGGTVLTPRGEILLGRFEELQRRVDGFAGAAFREIFGSG, encoded by the coding sequence ATGAGGGCACGGGCCAAAGTGTGGCTGGAAGACGGGGGCAGGATGGTTTTCGGCGAGGGTGCCTGTCAGCTGCTGGCGGGCATCAGGCGGTACGGTTCCATCAGCCGGGCGGCGGAGGACCTGCACATGTCCTACCGGCTGGCCTGGGGGGTGATCAGGAAGCTGGAGGGCCGCCTGGGAGAGCGGCTGGTGACCAGCCGGGTGGGCGGGGAAGAGGGTGGCGGCACCGTGCTCACCCCCAGAGGGGAGATTCTGCTCGGGCGCTTTGAGGAGTTGCAGCGCCGCGTGGACGGGTTTGCCGGGGCCGCCTTCCGGGAAATATTCGGCAGCGGATAG
- a CDS encoding extracellular solute-binding protein gives MLVLLVAGVACSQPRKEVILATTTSTQDSGLLDVLVPRFEEKTGYKVKVIAVGTGQALTMAKQGNADVVLAHAPAAEKEVVVQGYCVDRRLVMHNDFIIVGPPSDPAGIKGKKKAAEALQAVAQSRSPFVSRGDDSGTHKMELSLWNKVGLTPTPGDWYIQSGSGMGVTLNVASEKAGYTLTDRATYLALRKNLHLDIMVEGDAVLLNIYHVMLVNPQKFPKINQKGARAFADFMVSPESQKLIGQFGVDRFGQPLFFPDAGKSEEELGG, from the coding sequence TTGCTGGTGTTGCTGGTGGCGGGGGTGGCGTGTTCTCAGCCCCGCAAGGAGGTGATCCTGGCCACCACCACCAGCACCCAGGACAGCGGGTTGCTGGACGTGCTCGTGCCCCGGTTTGAAGAGAAGACCGGGTACAAAGTAAAGGTGATCGCAGTGGGCACCGGCCAGGCCCTCACCATGGCGAAGCAGGGGAATGCGGACGTGGTGCTGGCGCACGCCCCGGCTGCGGAAAAGGAAGTGGTGGTGCAGGGATACTGCGTGGACCGACGCCTGGTCATGCACAACGATTTCATCATCGTGGGGCCGCCTTCGGACCCTGCCGGCATCAAGGGGAAGAAGAAGGCGGCAGAAGCCCTGCAGGCCGTGGCGCAGAGCCGTTCTCCCTTTGTCTCGCGCGGCGACGATTCGGGCACCCACAAGATGGAGCTTTCTCTCTGGAACAAGGTGGGGTTGACCCCGACCCCCGGGGACTGGTACATCCAGTCGGGTTCGGGCATGGGCGTCACCCTGAACGTGGCGTCGGAGAAGGCCGGCTATACCCTCACCGACCGGGCCACCTACCTGGCCTTGCGCAAAAACCTCCACCTTGACATCATGGTGGAGGGCGATGCCGTGCTCCTCAACATATACCACGTCATGCTGGTGAACCCGCAGAAGTTCCCCAAGATCAACCAGAAAGGTGCCAGAGCCTTCGCCGACTTCATGGTCTCCCCCGAGAGCCAGAAGCTCATCGGCCAGTTCGGGGTGGACAGGTTCGGCCAGCCCCTTTTCTTCCCGGACGCCGGTAAGAGCGAGGAGGAGCTGGGTGGTTAG
- a CDS encoding ABC transporter permease, producing MPLIWDGLRTALELLARLDREVLAVSGLTLRVSGLATGLALALGLVTGAALALGRFPGRRFLQSLINAGMGLPPVVVGLGVSLLLWRSGPLGWLHLMYTPTAMVVAQFVIAYPVMAGLSGAALQQVGPAFRLQVEAMGASRTQLLSAMLWEARYGVLGAVIASFGSVISEVGASMMVGGNVVGQTRVLTTAIVLEVNRGQFDTAIALSLILLGLTYGAAGILTLLQQRKH from the coding sequence CTGCCCCTGATATGGGACGGGCTGCGCACGGCCCTGGAACTGCTGGCGCGACTGGATCGGGAAGTGCTGGCGGTCTCGGGGCTCACCCTGCGGGTGTCGGGGCTGGCCACCGGACTGGCCCTGGCCCTGGGCCTCGTCACCGGTGCCGCCCTGGCCCTGGGCCGTTTCCCCGGCCGGCGCTTTCTGCAGAGCCTGATCAATGCCGGGATGGGACTGCCGCCCGTGGTGGTGGGGCTGGGGGTGAGCCTGCTGCTGTGGCGCAGCGGGCCCCTGGGGTGGTTGCATCTCATGTACACGCCCACGGCCATGGTGGTGGCCCAGTTCGTCATTGCCTACCCGGTGATGGCGGGGTTGAGCGGGGCCGCACTGCAGCAGGTGGGTCCCGCCTTCCGCCTGCAGGTGGAGGCCATGGGAGCCAGCCGCACCCAGCTGCTCTCTGCCATGCTCTGGGAAGCGCGCTACGGGGTGCTGGGTGCGGTCATCGCCAGCTTCGGCAGCGTGATCTCGGAGGTGGGCGCCTCCATGATGGTGGGGGGCAACGTGGTGGGTCAGACCCGGGTCCTCACCACCGCGATCGTCCTGGAGGTGAACCGGGGCCAGTTCGACACCGCCATCGCGCTCAGCCTCATCCTCCTGGGGCTGACATATGGTGCCGCCGGCATCCTGACGCTGCTACAGCAGCGCAAGCATTGA
- a CDS encoding ABC transporter ATP-binding protein, with protein MAVLEASGLEVCKGGRRVLAIEHLAVAEGEVLGVVGPNGAGKTTLLMVMAGLEPGFRGRLAVRGSPLDPRRLLAHRRSLGVVFQDPQVLDATALANVMAPLRYRGVPPAEARRRAYLWLERVGIGHLARRPARVLSGGERQRLALARALVTEPRILLLDEPFSSLDAPTRALLIADLRRLLAELRITAVMVSHDFTEMLLLARRVAMMIGGEVRQTGEPREVFSHPADPEVARLVGMENIWPAEVVAGPQGSRVRVEGLELKMIGDRSPGSVYLGLRPEAVVLAADGRACEDCSGSWFPGRVRAVVPYGPLVRVELAEPLPLVALIPPARAVDASPGDRVRVFIPADSLHVFDYSPGN; from the coding sequence GTGGCAGTGCTGGAAGCCAGCGGTTTGGAGGTGTGCAAGGGAGGGCGCCGCGTCCTGGCCATCGAGCACCTGGCGGTCGCCGAGGGGGAGGTGCTGGGCGTGGTCGGCCCCAACGGGGCGGGTAAGACCACCCTGCTCATGGTGATGGCCGGTCTGGAGCCCGGTTTCCGGGGCAGGCTGGCCGTCCGGGGTTCCCCCCTTGACCCCCGCCGCTTGCTCGCCCACCGGCGCAGTCTGGGAGTGGTGTTCCAGGACCCCCAGGTCCTGGATGCCACCGCACTGGCCAACGTGATGGCCCCGCTCCGTTACCGGGGCGTGCCTCCGGCAGAAGCGCGGCGGAGGGCTTACCTGTGGCTGGAGCGCGTGGGCATCGGGCATCTCGCCCGGCGGCCCGCCCGGGTGCTGTCTGGCGGGGAACGCCAGCGCCTGGCCCTGGCCCGGGCCCTGGTCACCGAGCCCCGGATACTATTGCTCGATGAGCCCTTTTCCTCTCTCGACGCGCCCACCCGAGCGCTGCTCATCGCGGACCTGCGGCGGTTGCTTGCTGAACTCAGGATCACCGCCGTGATGGTGAGCCACGACTTCACCGAGATGCTGCTTCTGGCCCGGCGGGTAGCCATGATGATAGGAGGAGAGGTCCGCCAGACGGGTGAGCCGCGAGAAGTGTTCTCCCACCCCGCCGACCCGGAGGTGGCGCGCCTGGTGGGTATGGAAAACATATGGCCGGCCGAGGTGGTGGCTGGCCCGCAAGGGTCGCGGGTGAGGGTGGAAGGGCTGGAGCTGAAGATGATCGGGGACCGGTCACCCGGTTCTGTGTACCTGGGCCTTCGCCCCGAGGCGGTGGTGCTGGCCGCCGACGGCCGCGCCTGCGAGGATTGCTCCGGCTCCTGGTTCCCCGGCAGGGTCAGGGCCGTGGTCCCCTACGGACCCCTGGTACGGGTGGAGCTGGCCGAGCCCCTTCCCCTGGTGGCCCTCATCCCCCCCGCCCGGGCCGTGGACGCGAGCCCGGGGGATCGGGTGCGGGTGTTCATCCCGGCGGACAGCCTGCACGTGTTTGACTACTCGCCCGGCAACTGA
- a CDS encoding GntR family transcriptional regulator → MKISIPTTWKLDQHSNVPLNVQLCENIRWSISSGEMPPGSLLPPIRELAQALGISLNTVKTAYRELQQSGLLVSRRGYGTTVVSPDQHPHTGTHTAEQAVERAMRSAMEAGYSPEQLRELMERLLARYRTDYRSLTLLFVECDETQLELLGQDIRSALGLRVEKVLTGRLAQERDRLARHRDRYAGIATTYFHYREVRDALGHLGLPILGLVLATSASTLNRLSQVPAGATVGCVCRDPETLPSFSSIVVKLVTPGVRVTSCLLGDTAGLDALAREASVIVCTVPCLRPLGERLRGREVYPLYDRVDPGSLHILAQHFSVPAREAAATCQLPGE, encoded by the coding sequence GTGAAAATCAGTATTCCCACCACCTGGAAGCTAGACCAGCACAGCAACGTTCCCCTCAACGTGCAGCTATGCGAGAACATCCGCTGGAGCATCTCTTCCGGCGAAATGCCGCCCGGGTCGCTCCTGCCTCCCATAAGGGAACTGGCCCAGGCCCTGGGGATCAGCCTGAACACAGTGAAGACCGCGTACCGCGAGCTGCAGCAGAGCGGCCTGCTAGTCTCCAGGCGCGGCTACGGCACCACCGTGGTCAGCCCCGACCAGCACCCCCACACCGGCACCCACACCGCCGAGCAGGCGGTGGAACGGGCCATGCGCTCGGCCATGGAGGCCGGGTACTCTCCGGAGCAACTGCGGGAGCTGATGGAGAGGCTGCTGGCCCGCTACCGTACCGACTACCGCTCCCTCACTCTCCTATTCGTGGAATGCGACGAAACCCAGCTGGAGTTGCTGGGGCAGGACATCCGCTCCGCCCTCGGGTTGCGGGTGGAAAAGGTCCTCACCGGTCGCCTGGCCCAGGAGAGGGACCGGCTGGCGCGGCACCGGGACCGTTACGCAGGCATCGCCACCACCTACTTCCACTACCGGGAGGTACGCGATGCCCTGGGTCACCTGGGACTTCCCATCCTGGGACTGGTGCTGGCGACTTCAGCCTCCACGCTGAACAGACTCTCGCAGGTGCCGGCCGGTGCCACCGTGGGGTGTGTGTGCCGCGACCCGGAGACGCTGCCCAGCTTCAGCTCCATTGTGGTAAAGCTGGTGACCCCCGGCGTGAGGGTGACGTCCTGCCTGCTGGGCGACACCGCCGGCCTGGACGCCCTCGCCCGCGAGGCATCCGTCATCGTGTGCACCGTCCCCTGCCTGCGCCCCCTTGGGGAGCGGCTGCGGGGCCGGGAGGTATATCCTCTGTACGACCGGGTGGACCCGGGTTCCCTCCACATCCTGGCCCAGCACTTCTCGGTACCGGCCCGGGAAGCGGCCGCCACCTGTCAGTTGCCGGGCGAGTAG
- a CDS encoding GerMN domain-containing protein: MVLTRGLPGLVVVVFCSLLVLAGCLAGEKAPPPGTVVSPPPPAGPEPAAAPLPVAVFLAREGKLEAVFRSLPVSPEEGPRAALEALVGGPTSFETRQGFAAVLPPSTAVRGVTVADGVATADFSREIVTRSGDVGGGSLSESLALHAIYLTLAQFPDVERVKVLVEGQSEGTVDGRSIKDFWGHLGLPEYLEGAVPVLRVAERQEVGDQEVARQAGGLRLKSLHWWAHPTLFRVVFALEGAGGTGLGGIPAAQASCSSARRTLFLAIPAVKEAAVPDLAAGQTVEVNDWRVEKLVWEKASPCSFRLALHAGHSYGWRLWGLTDPARIVLDVYATGPAPR; encoded by the coding sequence ATGGTCCTAACAAGGGGCCTGCCGGGGCTTGTGGTTGTCGTGTTCTGCAGCCTGCTGGTGCTGGCCGGCTGTCTGGCGGGGGAGAAGGCGCCGCCCCCGGGCACGGTGGTCTCGCCCCCTCCACCGGCGGGTCCGGAGCCCGCCGCCGCCCCCCTGCCGGTGGCCGTCTTCCTGGCCCGGGAGGGCAAGCTGGAAGCCGTCTTCCGCTCCCTGCCCGTTTCCCCGGAGGAGGGTCCCCGGGCCGCCCTGGAGGCCCTCGTTGGCGGCCCTACCTCGTTTGAAACGCGGCAGGGTTTCGCAGCGGTGCTGCCCCCTTCCACGGCCGTCCGGGGGGTCACCGTGGCGGACGGCGTGGCGACGGCGGACTTCAGCCGCGAGATCGTCACCCGGTCGGGGGACGTGGGCGGGGGCTCCCTTTCTGAGTCTCTGGCCCTGCACGCCATCTACCTGACTCTGGCCCAGTTCCCGGACGTGGAGCGGGTCAAGGTCCTGGTGGAGGGGCAGAGCGAGGGCACCGTGGACGGCCGCTCCATCAAGGATTTCTGGGGACACCTGGGGTTGCCCGAGTACCTGGAGGGAGCGGTCCCCGTGCTCAGGGTGGCGGAGCGGCAAGAGGTGGGAGACCAGGAGGTGGCCCGGCAGGCCGGGGGGCTGCGCCTCAAGTCGCTCCACTGGTGGGCCCACCCCACCCTGTTCCGGGTGGTGTTCGCGCTTGAAGGTGCAGGCGGTACCGGCCTGGGGGGCATCCCCGCCGCCCAGGCCTCCTGCTCCAGCGCCCGCCGCACCCTGTTCCTCGCCATCCCGGCAGTAAAAGAGGCTGCTGTTCCGGACCTGGCAGCGGGGCAGACCGTGGAGGTCAACGACTGGCGGGTGGAAAAGCTGGTCTGGGAGAAGGCCAGCCCCTGCTCCTTCCGGCTGGCCCTGCACGCCGGCCACAGCTACGGGTGGCGGCTGTGGGGTCTGACCGACCCCGCCCGCATCGTCCTCGACGTCTACGCCACCGGCCCCGCACCCCGCTGA